CCGCACCGGCACACGGTAGATCTTCGCCAGAGCCGGGATGATCTCCTGCAGCGCCTCCTGCGACAACCAGGCCGTCACCGCACGGCCGTTCTCCATCGCCTGCAGCTTCCACTCCGTCACCCTGCCCAGTTCGTCGGGCAGCGCCGCGTCCAGCAGGGCAACCACATCCACCCGGTCCAGTCCCGCAAACCGCCGCAGGTCGGCCAGCGACTCCTCACCTGCAGGAACCCCCGCCAGCTCGTGCGCAGAGGTCCTCAGCGCCTGGGCCATCAGGCGCAGCCGACGCGGTGAAGGGGCGTGAGCACCCTGTTCGTACGAAGCGATCTGCCGGGCCGACACCCCGATCACCGCGCCCAGCTGAGCTTGCGTCATGCCAGCCTTCCTTCTCAACAGTACGAGCGAACCCGCAGCGAACGGTTCGATCCGTCGAGGCATGGCGCCATTATAGACTTCCTGAAGTCTATAATGGGAGTCGCGCAGGCGCAGCAACCGCCCGTCCGAGTGGCCAGGTTCGCTCTTGCCGACAGGAAGGTCCCACATGCCCTGGGCGAACTTGGCGTTCTGGCTGCGCTGAAGGATCACGACGCGACCCGTGGCTTTGTCGTGGACGATGACGGCGGCGACCAGCAGGGTCATGGATGCGAGGGCGGGGGGGCAGGGCTTAGGGCTGGTCGTCTGTAGTCCGCTGAGCCACGGCTTGTGTCCCTTCATCGGTCGGATGGTGGGGCCGACTCAGACCATGCACCACTGCAGCACACCAGCACACCAGCACACCAGCACACCAGCACACCAGGACAGCATGCACAGCACCCCATCTGCGAGCTGAAGGCCACGCGCGACGGCTATCCCGACGCGCAGGCTGC
This genomic stretch from Streptomyces deccanensis harbors:
- a CDS encoding helix-turn-helix domain-containing protein, with amino-acid sequence MPRRIEPFAAGSLVLLRRKAGMTQAQLGAVIGVSARQIASYEQGAHAPSPRRLRLMAQALRTSAHELAGVPAGEESLADLRRFAGLDRVDVVALLDAALPDELGRVTEWKLQAMENGRAVTAWLSQEALQEIIPALAKIYRVPVRTVRRSWFRSFPEQGYLLRAPRTADREQGQRRAGSRTWEELTRRQRAYLVACFREDQQAEKRAAGSRAAGHAPGRAAQWRRIPFTVRADPAFTGYTRIQERLRAEGWHDARLLARRCTRWRGEICCG